The following proteins are encoded in a genomic region of Clostridium kluyveri:
- a CDS encoding DMT family transporter — MKEKLIGSLCLFLAASIWGSMYVLSKYILEFVSPITLLWVRYAIAFVVLFVILRAFQHKKRRKVVIKKGDWLLIAWIGFIGYFISIFMQFLGTQLSDAHTGALITASTPVFVVLFARFILKEAFTRKKIISLVLATLGVVIVIGLDTMFLKHFLGNIVLVGAAVTWALLSVYVKVASKRFDSLTITTYAILFALIFTTPLMLLQHENISFILYNRQFLLGILYLGVISTAAAFFLWNKGIELMDAGMGSLFLFFQPVTGSILGWLCLGEQLNTGFFIGGILIIIAVFIASKDEAQ, encoded by the coding sequence ATGAAGGAAAAATTGATTGGATCTTTATGTTTGTTTCTTGCAGCTTCTATATGGGGATCAATGTATGTACTTAGTAAATATATTTTAGAATTTGTATCTCCTATTACACTACTTTGGGTTAGGTATGCCATTGCCTTTGTAGTGCTATTTGTAATACTTAGGGCTTTTCAACATAAAAAAAGGCGTAAAGTGGTTATAAAAAAAGGGGACTGGCTCCTGATAGCTTGGATAGGTTTTATTGGATATTTTATATCTATATTCATGCAGTTTTTAGGAACACAACTGTCTGATGCGCATACAGGGGCTTTAATTACAGCATCTACACCGGTTTTTGTTGTTTTGTTTGCCAGATTTATATTGAAGGAAGCCTTTACCAGAAAGAAAATAATCTCCCTAGTACTGGCTACATTAGGTGTTGTTATAGTTATAGGCCTTGATACAATGTTTTTAAAGCATTTTTTAGGCAATATAGTGTTGGTTGGGGCAGCTGTAACCTGGGCACTTTTATCTGTTTATGTTAAAGTGGCATCAAAGCGTTTTGATTCTTTAACTATAACCACCTATGCAATATTGTTTGCATTAATATTTACTACTCCATTAATGCTTTTACAGCATGAAAATATTTCTTTTATATTATATAACAGGCAGTTTTTGCTTGGAATATTGTATCTTGGAGTTATATCTACTGCAGCAGCATTTTTTCTCTGGAATAAAGGTATTGAATTAATGGATGCAGGAATGGGATCCTTATTTTTGTTTTTTCAGCCTGTCACAGGTTCTATCTTAGGCTGGCTTTGTCTTGGAGAGCAATTGAACACCGGTTTTTTTATAGGTGGAATATTAATAATAATTGCAGTGTTTATAGCTTCAAAGGATGAAGCACAATAA
- a CDS encoding DegV family protein yields the protein MEKIKIITDSTADLPDSILKKYNIEVLPLLINFGKDSYRDGIDIDIHTLLHKMDKSDVFPSTTQVNPQIFLECYDSYIKQGYKIVSIHLSSKMSGTYQSACIAKEMLQTEDIIVIDGMNVTSGLGLQVIKAAKLKEEGLGIKEIEDKIKEISPHIKSTLAFNSLDNLVKGGRLSKTAGVIGNILGIKIIVAVENGEMTVIDKVRGSKRTLRNMVDYIDKKGIKEGEVSILLHVGESDILDVLRKNLEEKKIELIECEVGCTVGVHSGSRACGLFFIENY from the coding sequence ATGGAGAAAATAAAAATAATAACAGACAGTACTGCAGATTTGCCAGACAGTATATTGAAAAAATATAATATAGAGGTACTGCCTCTTCTTATTAATTTTGGAAAAGACTCTTATAGAGATGGAATTGATATAGATATTCATACTCTTTTGCATAAAATGGATAAAAGTGATGTATTCCCATCTACCACGCAGGTAAATCCCCAAATATTCTTAGAATGTTATGATTCCTATATAAAACAAGGATATAAAATAGTGTCTATTCATCTTTCATCCAAAATGAGTGGTACATATCAATCGGCATGTATTGCAAAAGAAATGCTTCAAACAGAGGATATAATTGTAATAGATGGTATGAATGTAACCTCTGGATTGGGCCTTCAGGTCATTAAGGCTGCAAAATTAAAGGAAGAAGGTCTTGGGATAAAAGAGATAGAGGATAAAATAAAAGAAATTTCCCCTCATATAAAGAGTACACTTGCCTTTAATAGTTTAGACAACCTTGTGAAGGGAGGGCGTCTTTCTAAAACGGCTGGCGTTATAGGGAACATCCTGGGGATAAAAATAATAGTGGCAGTAGAAAATGGTGAAATGACAGTAATTGATAAGGTAAGGGGAAGTAAAAGAACTCTTAGAAATATGGTGGATTATATTGATAAAAAGGGGATAAAAGAAGGGGAAGTATCTATATTGCTTCATGTAGGAGAATCGGATATATTGGATGTACTTAGGAAGAATTTAGAGGAAAAGAAAATAGAGCTTATAGAATGTGAAGTGGGTTGCACAGTAGGAGTACATTCGGGTTCTAGAGCTTGCGGATTATTTTTTATAGAAAATTATTAG
- the gpmI gene encoding 2,3-bisphosphoglycerate-independent phosphoglycerate mutase — MEKKPVMLMILDGFGISKIDNGNAVKAAYKPNLDKYFKKYPHTELEASGLSVGLPEGQMGNSEVGHLNIGAGRIVYQALTRITKSINEGEFFKNEVLNSAVDNAVKNNSDLHFLGLVSPGGVHSHTNHLKGLLQLAKQKGASRVYIHAFTDGRDVPPSSAYMYIDDMEKYIQKIGIGKIATVSGRYYAMDRDKRWERVELAYNALVYGRGNKAASAGEAVTNSYDNGKTDEFIVPTVIEENNKPVATIKNGDSVIFFNFRPDRARQLTRALNDNIFKGFKREKLNLKFVTMTEYDATLENVYVAFNNEVYKNTLGEYVSKMGKSQLRIAETEKYAHVTFFFNGGVEAPNKNEDRELIPSPKVATYDLKPEMSAREVTSAVLDRLEQDKYDMIILNFANPDMVGHTGIFQAAKKAIEVVDECLGKIVSKILEKHGTVFITADHGNSEQMVDYSTGNPMTAHTTNSVPFLYISKNSTELRKDGILADISPTILQVMGLEKPKEMTGKSLIK, encoded by the coding sequence ATGGAAAAAAAGCCAGTAATGCTTATGATATTAGATGGTTTTGGAATTTCAAAAATAGATAATGGAAATGCTGTGAAGGCAGCTTATAAACCTAACTTAGATAAATATTTTAAAAAGTATCCCCATACTGAACTTGAAGCTAGTGGTCTGAGTGTAGGATTACCAGAAGGTCAAATGGGTAATTCAGAGGTTGGACATTTAAATATAGGGGCAGGAAGAATAGTATATCAAGCCCTCACTAGAATCACAAAGTCTATAAATGAGGGAGAATTTTTTAAAAATGAAGTTTTAAATAGTGCTGTAGATAATGCCGTTAAAAATAATTCGGATCTGCACTTTTTAGGACTTGTATCTCCTGGGGGAGTGCACTCTCATACGAATCACTTAAAGGGACTTTTGCAGTTGGCTAAACAAAAAGGAGCAAGCAGGGTGTATATCCATGCCTTTACGGATGGGAGAGATGTTCCTCCAAGCTCTGCCTATATGTATATAGATGATATGGAAAAATACATACAAAAAATTGGAATAGGAAAAATAGCAACAGTGTCGGGAAGATATTATGCCATGGATAGAGATAAAAGATGGGAGAGAGTGGAACTTGCATATAATGCTTTAGTTTATGGCAGGGGGAATAAGGCAGCCAGTGCTGGTGAGGCAGTGACAAATTCTTATGACAATGGAAAAACAGATGAGTTCATAGTTCCAACAGTAATTGAAGAAAACAATAAGCCTGTGGCCACCATAAAGAACGGAGATTCTGTAATATTTTTTAATTTCAGACCAGATAGGGCAAGACAGCTTACAAGGGCTTTAAATGATAATATATTTAAAGGTTTCAAAAGGGAGAAACTTAATTTGAAGTTTGTAACCATGACTGAATATGATGCAACCCTTGAAAATGTATATGTTGCCTTTAACAATGAAGTGTACAAAAACACTTTAGGAGAATATGTAAGTAAGATGGGGAAAAGTCAATTGAGAATAGCAGAAACAGAAAAATATGCCCATGTAACTTTTTTCTTCAATGGAGGAGTTGAGGCACCAAATAAAAATGAAGACAGGGAGCTTATTCCATCTCCAAAGGTGGCAACTTACGATTTAAAGCCTGAAATGAGTGCAAGAGAGGTAACTTCTGCGGTTTTAGATAGATTAGAGCAGGATAAATATGATATGATAATATTAAATTTTGCAAATCCGGATATGGTAGGGCATACAGGAATATTTCAGGCTGCTAAAAAGGCAATAGAAGTGGTGGATGAGTGCTTGGGCAAGATTGTAAGCAAGATATTGGAAAAACATGGTACAGTATTTATAACTGCAGACCATGGAAATTCCGAGCAGATGGTAGATTATTCTACAGGAAATCCCATGACAGCTCATACTACAAATTCAGTGCCATTTTTGTACATATCAAAAAATTCCACTGAATTAAGAAAAGATGGCATATTAGCAGATATTTCTCCCACTATACTCCAGGTTATGGGACTTGAAAAACCTAAAGAAATGACAGGAAAAAGTCTTATTAAATAG
- a CDS encoding tRNA (cytidine(34)-2'-O)-methyltransferase: protein MSLNIVLFEPEIPQNTGNIARTCVLTGSRLHLIKPLGFSLDEKHLRRAGLDYWKYLDLTLYDYYEELRERYKNGTFYFSTTHGKNFYQHAKFKDEDFIVFGKESCGLPDKIRDSNPEKNIRLPMIKTTTRSLNLSNAVAIVVYEALRQLDFPNMK from the coding sequence TTGAGCTTGAATATAGTTCTGTTTGAACCTGAAATACCTCAAAATACAGGCAATATTGCCAGGACTTGTGTGCTTACAGGTTCAAGACTTCATCTTATAAAACCCTTAGGTTTTAGTTTAGATGAAAAACATTTAAGAAGAGCAGGCCTTGATTATTGGAAATACTTAGATTTAACTTTATATGATTATTATGAGGAACTTAGAGAAAGATATAAAAATGGTACCTTCTATTTCTCTACTACCCATGGAAAAAATTTTTATCAACATGCAAAATTCAAAGATGAAGATTTTATAGTTTTTGGAAAAGAAAGCTGTGGACTACCTGACAAAATAAGAGATAGTAATCCAGAGAAAAACATAAGGTTACCTATGATAAAAACAACTACCCGTTCTTTGAACTTATCCAATGCTGTAGCAATAGTTGTTTATGAAGCTTTGAGACAGCTGGACTTTCCAAATATGAAATAA
- a CDS encoding N-acetylmuramoyl-L-alanine amidase family protein → MFSCVFFTLAMLIFAKNISLLNGKNSINITAAPLGNMVNKPTDKDVSSKKYYIVLDPGHGGIDKGTSYGNMEEKNITLKIAKYAETYLSGKGNVVFLTREEDKLLALDEIGDIVNSSYADAFVSIHVNSLNDKDFKGITTLYYDLNGYQKEERIKLANSIEKECVKNDGWESRGIRRQNLAVLRYSKIPGVLVECGFITNEEDRKRLSNEKVLKKLAENISNGIINYLDESEK, encoded by the coding sequence ATGTTTTCTTGTGTTTTTTTTACTCTGGCCATGTTAATTTTTGCCAAAAACATTAGCCTGCTCAATGGAAAAAATTCAATTAATATAACTGCGGCTCCTTTGGGAAATATGGTGAATAAACCTACTGATAAAGATGTCTCATCAAAAAAATACTACATAGTTCTTGATCCAGGACATGGAGGCATAGATAAGGGTACTAGCTATGGAAATATGGAAGAGAAGAATATAACTCTAAAGATAGCAAAGTATGCTGAGACTTATTTAAGTGGTAAGGGAAATGTGGTATTTCTTACACGGGAAGAGGACAAGCTATTAGCACTTGATGAGATAGGAGACATAGTGAATTCCTCTTATGCAGATGCCTTTGTTTCCATACATGTAAATTCATTAAATGATAAAGACTTTAAAGGTATAACTACTTTATATTATGATTTAAATGGATACCAGAAAGAGGAAAGAATAAAACTGGCTAATTCCATAGAAAAAGAGTGTGTTAAAAATGATGGATGGGAAAGTAGGGGTATAAGGAGGCAGAATCTGGCGGTATTAAGATATAGCAAGATACCTGGGGTATTGGTGGAGTGTGGATTCATAACTAATGAAGAAGATAGAAAGAGATTATCCAATGAAAAAGTATTAAAAAAATTGGCGGAGAATATTTCAAATGGAATAATTAATTATTTGGATGAAAGTGAGAAGTAA
- a CDS encoding phosphoglycerate kinase translates to MVFNKKTIEDVDVKGKRVLVRCDFNVPLQEGKITDENRLIGSLPTIKYLMENNAKVILCSHLGKPKGEAKPEMSLLPVAKRLSELLKKEVVFAADDNVVGENAKAAVKNMKDGDVILLENTRYRIEETKNQDNFSKELASLGEIFVNDAFGTAHRAHCSTVGVTKFLPTAVCGYLIQKELEFLGNAIENPSRPFTAILGGVKVSDKINVINNLLEKVDTLIIGGGMSYTFARAQGYTIGTSVVEEDKIEYAKEMIDKAKEKGIKLLLPVDRVVTDKFDESARPILEDDKNIKDGYMGMDIGPKTAKVYADAIKNSKTIIWNGPMGVFEFKNFAKGTFTVAKAMAESGAITIIGGGDSAAAINQLGFGDKMTHISTGGGASLEFLGGEELPGISALNDK, encoded by the coding sequence ATGGTTTTTAATAAAAAGACAATTGAAGATGTAGACGTGAAAGGAAAAAGGGTGCTGGTAAGATGTGATTTTAATGTGCCTCTGCAAGAAGGGAAGATTACAGATGAGAATAGACTCATAGGATCACTTCCTACTATAAAGTATTTAATGGAGAACAATGCTAAAGTTATACTCTGTTCACATCTAGGAAAACCAAAAGGGGAAGCAAAGCCGGAAATGTCACTACTTCCCGTTGCAAAAAGGCTTTCAGAACTTTTGAAAAAAGAAGTAGTATTTGCAGCAGATGATAATGTGGTAGGGGAAAATGCCAAAGCTGCAGTTAAAAATATGAAAGATGGAGATGTAATACTTCTTGAAAATACAAGATATAGGATAGAAGAAACTAAAAATCAGGATAACTTTTCAAAAGAACTGGCATCCCTTGGAGAAATTTTTGTGAATGATGCTTTCGGTACAGCTCATAGAGCACATTGTTCCACTGTAGGAGTTACTAAATTTCTGCCTACAGCTGTATGTGGGTATTTAATACAAAAAGAACTTGAATTTTTAGGAAATGCCATAGAAAATCCATCCAGACCTTTTACAGCCATACTTGGTGGGGTAAAGGTTTCCGATAAGATAAATGTAATAAATAATTTATTGGAAAAGGTAGACACTTTAATAATTGGAGGAGGAATGAGTTACACTTTTGCAAGAGCACAAGGTTACACCATAGGAACCTCCGTAGTGGAAGAAGATAAAATAGAATATGCAAAAGAAATGATAGATAAGGCAAAAGAAAAGGGTATAAAGTTATTGCTGCCTGTAGATAGAGTAGTTACGGATAAATTTGATGAAAGTGCAAGACCTATATTAGAAGATGACAAAAATATAAAAGATGGTTATATGGGTATGGATATTGGACCTAAGACGGCCAAAGTATATGCAGATGCCATAAAAAATTCCAAAACTATAATTTGGAATGGTCCCATGGGAGTGTTCGAGTTCAAAAATTTTGCAAAGGGAACTTTTACAGTGGCTAAAGCTATGGCCGAATCAGGTGCCATTACTATCATAGGGGGAGGAGATAGTGCGGCAGCTATAAATCAGCTGGGTTTTGGAGATAAAATGACTCATATATCCACAGGTGGAGGAGCTTCTCTTGAATTTTTAGGAGGGGAAGAATTACCAGGGATATCCGCTTTAAATGATAAATAA
- the gap gene encoding type I glyceraldehyde-3-phosphate dehydrogenase, whose product MTKVGINGFGRIGRNVFKALVKNYDDNLEVVGINDLTDANTLAHLLKYDSLYGKFQGSLEAKEDSIIVNGKNVKIFAERDPKNIDWSSLGVEIVIECTGLFTDAAKASAHMGGQVKKILISAPAKNEDITIVMGVNEESYDSSKHNIISNASCTTNCLAPFAKVLHREFGIVKGLITTVHSYTGDQRLLDAPHKDMRRARAAIESMVPTTTGAARAVALVLPELKGKLNGFSLRVPTPTVSCTDLVAELSKDITADEVNKAFKKAAETDMKGILGYSEEPLVSIDYRGDDRSCIIDALSTMAIGGNMIKVIAWYDNEFGYSNRLADLTKYIADRL is encoded by the coding sequence GTGACTAAAGTTGGTATTAATGGTTTTGGCAGGATAGGAAGAAATGTATTTAAGGCATTGGTAAAAAATTATGATGATAATCTAGAAGTTGTGGGTATTAACGATTTGACTGATGCAAATACCCTAGCTCATTTGTTAAAATATGATTCATTGTATGGAAAATTTCAGGGAAGCTTGGAAGCAAAAGAAGATTCAATAATTGTAAATGGAAAAAACGTAAAAATATTTGCAGAGAGAGATCCTAAAAATATAGATTGGAGTTCCTTGGGTGTAGAAATAGTTATAGAGTGTACAGGATTATTTACAGATGCTGCAAAGGCCAGTGCACATATGGGGGGGCAGGTAAAAAAAATCTTAATATCCGCTCCAGCTAAAAATGAGGACATTACCATAGTCATGGGAGTTAATGAAGAAAGTTACGATTCTTCTAAGCACAATATAATTTCAAATGCGTCTTGTACCACAAATTGTCTTGCACCTTTTGCCAAAGTGCTTCATAGAGAATTTGGCATAGTAAAAGGATTGATTACTACGGTTCATTCCTATACAGGAGATCAGAGGTTGCTTGATGCTCCACATAAGGACATGAGAAGAGCCAGAGCTGCAATAGAGTCCATGGTACCGACTACTACCGGAGCTGCAAGAGCTGTTGCATTGGTACTTCCAGAGTTAAAAGGGAAATTAAACGGATTTTCCCTAAGAGTCCCTACTCCTACGGTGTCTTGTACGGATTTAGTTGCAGAGCTTTCAAAAGATATTACTGCAGATGAGGTAAATAAAGCATTTAAGAAGGCTGCAGAAACTGATATGAAGGGGATACTTGGATATAGTGAAGAACCTTTGGTATCCATAGATTACAGGGGAGACGATAGATCCTGTATAATAGATGCCCTTTCAACCATGGCTATAGGGGGAAATATGATAAAAGTTATCGCCTGGTATGACAATGAGTTTGGATACTCCAACAGACTTGCGGATTTAACTAAATATATTGCTGATAGACTATAG
- the splB gene encoding spore photoproduct lyase: protein MYEVIGVFMPKRVVFEEKALEYNLGNNILEYFKHKNNVEILYSKSGRIVGIPGKSPEEMYLQGKNTLVVGIRKSSSFQSCRPSANYQLPLCSGCMGMCEYCYLNTQMGKKPYTKVYVNLDEILNKAEKYEMERYPNSTIFEGAATSDPIPVEFYTGALKKAIEFFGSRDNSYFRFVTKFTDINSLLNLEHNGKTTIRFSINTDRIITQFEHRTPKVEERLRAAFKVVKAGYKLGFIIAPVFLYSNWKEEYKALLERINNIFQGEEISFEVISHRFTKRAKENILKVYSSTSLPMDEEGRKFKYGQFGYGKYIYKPEKLENMKEFFEKNIGINFGAGAINYII, encoded by the coding sequence ATGTATGAGGTGATTGGTGTGTTCATGCCGAAGAGAGTGGTATTTGAAGAAAAAGCTTTAGAATATAATTTAGGGAATAATATTTTAGAGTATTTTAAGCATAAAAATAATGTGGAGATACTGTATTCTAAAAGTGGAAGAATAGTTGGAATACCTGGTAAAAGTCCAGAAGAAATGTATCTTCAAGGCAAAAATACTTTAGTAGTGGGTATAAGAAAGAGTTCCAGTTTTCAATCCTGCAGGCCTTCTGCTAATTATCAACTTCCACTATGTAGTGGGTGTATGGGAATGTGTGAATATTGCTATTTAAACACTCAGATGGGGAAAAAGCCCTATACGAAAGTATATGTTAATTTGGATGAAATATTAAATAAAGCTGAGAAATATGAAATGGAAAGATACCCGAATAGTACTATATTTGAAGGAGCTGCAACTTCAGATCCTATTCCTGTAGAATTTTATACGGGAGCTTTAAAAAAAGCCATAGAATTTTTTGGTTCCAGAGATAATTCTTATTTTAGATTTGTTACAAAATTTACAGATATAAATAGTCTGCTTAATTTAGAGCATAATGGTAAAACCACCATCAGGTTCAGTATCAATACAGATAGGATAATAACTCAGTTTGAGCATAGAACTCCAAAGGTGGAAGAAAGATTAAGGGCAGCTTTTAAAGTAGTAAAAGCTGGGTATAAACTTGGATTTATAATTGCTCCTGTTTTTTTATACTCTAATTGGAAAGAAGAGTATAAGGCTCTTCTAGAAAGGATAAATAATATTTTTCAAGGAGAGGAAATTTCTTTTGAGGTAATATCTCATAGATTTACTAAAAGAGCCAAAGAAAATATATTAAAAGTATATTCTAGCACCAGTCTTCCTATGGATGAGGAAGGAAGAAAATTTAAATATGGTCAATTTGGCTATGGAAAATACATATATAAACCAGAGAAATTAGAGAATATGAAAGAGTTTTTTGAAAAAAATATAGGAATAAATTTTGGAGCAGGTGCTATAAATTATATTATATAA
- a CDS encoding 5' nucleotidase, NT5C type, which yields MKYFNICIDIDGTITDPYCWLDMANKYFKKNISIEEITQYRVDKVMGVTRSEYVDFYNKNKFELHSGKEPIRKDVKKTIQELIKTNNIYFVTAREKDLEILTYHYLNKHNIPYDGVFVLGTSYKVDTAIDLKCDVFIEDCYENALQLSKSGFKTLLIDTNYNRFPLNENITRVFNWTDIYNILEKMLLQKKVI from the coding sequence ATGAAATACTTCAACATATGTATAGATATTGACGGAACAATTACAGATCCCTACTGTTGGTTGGATATGGCCAACAAATACTTTAAAAAAAATATATCAATTGAGGAAATCACCCAGTACAGGGTAGATAAAGTTATGGGAGTAACCAGAAGTGAATATGTAGATTTTTATAATAAAAATAAATTTGAACTCCACAGCGGAAAAGAACCTATAAGAAAAGATGTAAAAAAAACTATTCAGGAACTTATAAAAACAAATAACATTTACTTTGTAACTGCCAGGGAAAAAGATCTTGAAATTCTCACTTATCACTATCTAAACAAACACAACATACCCTATGACGGAGTTTTTGTACTTGGTACTTCCTACAAGGTGGATACTGCCATAGACTTAAAATGTGATGTATTTATAGAAGATTGTTATGAAAATGCTCTGCAGTTATCCAAGAGTGGATTTAAAACATTATTAATAGATACTAACTATAACCGCTTTCCATTAAATGAGAACATCACAAGAGTATTTAACTGGACTGACATATACAATATTTTAGAAAAAATGCTATTACAGAAAAAAGTCATATAA
- the tpiA gene encoding triose-phosphate isomerase, which yields MRKAIIAGNWKMNKNLEDALKLVEELKPLVRDAKCDVVLCPPYVCLDAVVKAVSGTNIKVGAQNMHYEESGAYTGEISPGMLKSLKVDYVIIGHSERRQYFNEKDETINKKIKKAFEHDIIPIVCCGESLLERENGITEEVLGRQIKLALKDLKKERVEKLVIAYEPIWAIGTGKTATDKQANDTIAHIRDVVSKMYGETTAEAVRIQYGGSVKPATIKAQMEQPHIDGALVGGASLKPQDFAAIVNY from the coding sequence ATGAGAAAAGCAATAATAGCGGGAAATTGGAAAATGAATAAAAATCTAGAGGATGCTTTGAAACTGGTTGAAGAATTGAAGCCTCTTGTAAGAGATGCAAAGTGTGATGTAGTTTTATGTCCGCCTTATGTTTGTCTTGATGCAGTGGTTAAAGCGGTAAGCGGAACCAATATAAAAGTTGGAGCACAGAATATGCATTATGAAGAAAGTGGTGCCTACACAGGAGAAATTTCTCCAGGAATGTTAAAGTCCCTTAAAGTGGATTATGTGATAATCGGACACAGTGAAAGAAGACAGTATTTTAACGAAAAAGATGAAACAATAAATAAAAAGATAAAAAAAGCTTTTGAACATGATATAATACCTATAGTCTGCTGCGGGGAAAGTCTTTTGGAGAGAGAAAATGGTATAACAGAAGAAGTACTGGGCAGGCAGATAAAACTGGCACTTAAGGATCTGAAAAAGGAACGGGTGGAAAAGCTTGTTATAGCTTATGAACCCATATGGGCTATAGGAACAGGTAAAACTGCCACAGATAAGCAGGCAAATGATACAATAGCTCATATAAGAGATGTAGTTTCAAAAATGTATGGAGAAACTACAGCAGAAGCAGTAAGAATTCAATATGGAGGCTCTGTAAAACCTGCTACAATTAAAGCCCAGATGGAACAACCCCATATAGATGGAGCATTAGTTGGAGGAGCCAGCTTAAAGCCACAAGATTTCGCGGCTATAGTAAATTATTAA